One window from the genome of Mycolicibacterium gadium encodes:
- the tatB gene encoding Sec-independent protein translocase protein TatB, with the protein MFANVGWGEMLVLVIAGLVILGPERLPGAIRWTSSTLRQARDYISGATSQLRDDLGPEFDDLREPLSQLNKLRGMTPRAALTKHLLDGDDSIFTGKVDTPAANAEKPVSDGAPKPVSPQEPPQPETPEVPAKTPYDSDAT; encoded by the coding sequence ATGTTCGCGAACGTCGGCTGGGGCGAGATGCTGGTCCTGGTGATCGCCGGTTTGGTGATCCTGGGCCCCGAACGCCTTCCCGGAGCGATCCGGTGGACGTCGAGCACGCTGCGGCAGGCCCGCGACTACATCAGCGGCGCCACCAGCCAGCTGCGCGACGATCTTGGTCCGGAGTTCGACGACCTTCGGGAGCCGTTGAGTCAGCTGAACAAGCTGCGGGGGATGACGCCGCGTGCCGCGCTCACGAAACATCTTCTCGACGGGGATGATTCGATCTTCACGGGCAAGGTGGACACCCCCGCGGCCAACGCCGAGAAGCCCGTGAGTGACGGTGCGCCGAAGCCGGTGTCACCGCAGGAGCCACCGCAACCAGAGACGCCCGAAGTCCCGGCGAAAACCCCCTACGACAGCGACGCGACCTAA
- a CDS encoding Mrp/NBP35 family ATP-binding protein has translation MSTTSPDLESAVRSGLAKVIDPELRRPITELGMVKNVTIEPDGGVHVEIYLTTSACPKKNEISQLVSQAVADVPGTGHTTVTLDVMSDEQRTELRKQLRGDSREPVIPFAQPGSLTRVYAVASGKGGVGKSSVTVNLAAAMAARGLSVGVLDADIYGHSVPRMMGTTDRPTQVESMIVPPVAHDVRVISISMFTQGNTPVVWRGPMLHRALQQFLADVYWGDLDVLLLDLPPGTGDIAISVAQLIPGAEILVVTTPQLAAAEVAERAGAIALQTRQRIVGVVENMSGLLLPDGTTMQIFGEGGGRQVAESLTRSVGADVPLLGQVPLDPALVAAGDEGVPLVLSAPDSVAGKELRNIADALSSRKRGLAGMSLGLDPAGR, from the coding sequence ATGTCCACTACTTCTCCTGACCTGGAGTCCGCGGTCCGTTCGGGGCTGGCGAAGGTGATCGATCCGGAACTGCGGCGGCCGATCACCGAGCTCGGCATGGTGAAAAACGTCACGATCGAGCCCGACGGCGGGGTGCACGTCGAGATTTACCTCACCACTTCGGCGTGCCCGAAGAAGAACGAGATCTCCCAACTCGTGAGTCAAGCCGTCGCCGATGTCCCGGGCACGGGTCACACCACGGTGACCCTCGACGTGATGAGCGACGAGCAGCGCACCGAGTTGCGCAAGCAACTGCGCGGCGATTCCCGCGAGCCCGTCATCCCCTTCGCCCAGCCCGGTTCGCTCACCCGGGTATACGCCGTGGCGTCGGGTAAGGGCGGCGTCGGCAAGTCCAGCGTCACCGTCAACCTGGCCGCGGCGATGGCCGCGCGCGGGCTGTCGGTGGGCGTGCTGGACGCCGACATCTACGGGCATTCGGTGCCGCGGATGATGGGCACGACCGACCGGCCGACCCAGGTCGAGTCGATGATCGTGCCGCCTGTCGCGCATGACGTTCGCGTCATCTCGATATCGATGTTCACCCAGGGCAACACCCCGGTGGTGTGGCGCGGACCGATGCTGCACCGCGCATTGCAGCAGTTTCTCGCCGACGTGTACTGGGGCGATCTGGACGTCCTGCTGCTCGACCTGCCGCCGGGCACCGGAGACATCGCCATCTCGGTCGCCCAGCTGATCCCCGGAGCGGAGATCCTGGTGGTGACGACGCCTCAGCTGGCGGCCGCCGAGGTGGCCGAGCGGGCAGGCGCCATCGCGCTGCAGACCCGTCAGCGCATCGTCGGCGTGGTCGAGAACATGTCCGGTCTGCTGCTCCCTGACGGTACGACGATGCAGATCTTCGGCGAAGGCGGCGGCAGGCAGGTCGCCGAGAGCCTGACCCGTTCGGTGGGCGCCGACGTGCCGCTGCTGGGCCAGGTTCCGCTGGATCCCGCACTGGTCGCTGCAGGCGACGAAGGGGTGCCGCTGGTGCTCTCGGCACCGGATTCAGTGGCGGGCAAGGAGTTGCGCAACATCGCCGATGCGCTGTCGAGCCGCAAGCGGGGACTCGCGGGCATGTCGCTGGGCCTGGACCCGGCCGGCCGTTAG
- a CDS encoding lytic transglycosylase domain-containing protein, producing MHIGAGAALEAARRGAKRVAHSAGDGVSRMRAVNFSAAVKPSNVRGALTPARARVASGFAVIAPIILVGAVGASVQPSSPVRDSAVTPLASVESSSVDRAGPTVVAVTKTPTEFHIAASAASSPQPAAVVNAPGTLRIPAMALAAYRNAERMMAVADPGCGVSWNLLAGIGRIESMHAYGGATDARGTAVRPIYGPALDGTLPGNEIIVQNRSAERVTYARAMGPMQFLPGTWSRYASDGDGDGKAEVQNLFDSTLAAARYLCSGDMNLRDQAHVMSAILRYNNSVAYARNVLGWAAAYATGVVPVDLPPITGSVPVLSDDDGGATHLNAYEGLGPGLPLNALGLPSNDPLALMPVLARSDVASQLPGFVPGQRLGPLPGPAPGPLATPATSQQPAPWVPPWMQPPPRPTPECAVFCIKDQPAPLQAALGGPPVAQQMVPPGMAPPPGPLAPAPGPVPAGPAPGPLAPPPGPAPGPVAPQGAPPGPLPGPAPAPAG from the coding sequence GTGCACATAGGGGCAGGGGCCGCCCTCGAGGCAGCGCGACGGGGGGCGAAGCGAGTCGCGCACAGTGCTGGCGATGGTGTTTCTCGCATGCGAGCCGTCAACTTCAGCGCTGCCGTCAAACCGTCCAATGTTCGCGGCGCGCTCACCCCTGCCCGCGCCCGCGTCGCCTCGGGATTCGCAGTCATCGCGCCGATCATTCTGGTCGGCGCCGTGGGGGCCTCCGTACAACCGAGCTCACCGGTCCGCGACTCCGCGGTCACCCCGCTGGCCTCTGTCGAGTCGTCCTCGGTCGACCGCGCGGGCCCGACGGTGGTCGCTGTCACCAAGACACCGACCGAATTCCACATCGCGGCCTCGGCGGCTTCGTCGCCTCAGCCCGCAGCTGTAGTGAATGCTCCTGGCACACTTCGCATTCCGGCGATGGCCCTGGCGGCATACCGCAACGCCGAGCGGATGATGGCCGTGGCCGATCCCGGTTGTGGCGTCAGCTGGAACCTGCTGGCGGGCATCGGGCGTATCGAGTCGATGCACGCCTATGGCGGCGCCACCGACGCCCGCGGTACGGCCGTGCGGCCCATCTACGGGCCCGCTCTGGACGGGACTCTGCCCGGCAACGAGATCATCGTGCAGAATCGCTCGGCCGAGCGCGTCACCTATGCGCGCGCGATGGGTCCGATGCAGTTCCTTCCCGGTACCTGGTCGCGCTACGCGTCCGACGGCGACGGGGACGGCAAGGCCGAGGTGCAGAACCTGTTCGACTCGACCCTGGCCGCCGCGCGCTATCTGTGCAGCGGTGACATGAACCTGCGCGATCAGGCCCACGTGATGTCGGCGATCCTGCGCTACAACAACTCGGTGGCCTACGCCCGCAACGTGCTGGGCTGGGCCGCTGCGTACGCCACCGGCGTCGTGCCGGTCGACCTGCCGCCCATCACCGGGTCGGTCCCCGTATTGAGCGACGACGACGGCGGCGCCACGCACCTCAATGCATACGAAGGCCTCGGTCCGGGATTGCCGCTCAACGCCTTGGGCCTGCCCTCCAACGATCCGCTGGCACTGATGCCGGTGCTGGCGCGCAGCGACGTCGCCAGCCAGCTCCCCGGCTTCGTGCCCGGTCAGCGGCTGGGCCCGCTGCCCGGTCCCGCACCCGGCCCGTTGGCAACCCCTGCGACATCGCAGCAACCGGCGCCGTGGGTGCCCCCGTGGATGCAGCCGCCTCCGAGGCCGACGCCGGAGTGTGCGGTGTTCTGCATCAAGGACCAGCCCGCACCGCTGCAGGCTGCGCTGGGCGGGCCGCCCGTCGCGCAGCAGATGGTGCCGCCGGGAATGGCACCGCCGCCCGGCCCGCTGGCGCCTGCCCCGGGACCCGTCCCGGCCGGACCCGCCCCGGGTCCGCTGGCACCGCCGCCCGGTCCTGCGCCGGGTCCGGTCGCGCCACAGGGCGCACCGCCGGGACCGCTGCCCGGTCCCGCGCCCGCACCGGCTGGTTAG
- a CDS encoding DUF1003 domain-containing protein: MSDLTARQRLDTPRVSRRRFTLNVDAEAVGKFSESIARFLGTGRYLAWQTIMVIVWIILNLFAVKLRWDPYPFILLNLAFSTQAAYAAPLILLAQNRQENRDRVSLEEDRRRAEQTKADTEYLARELAALRLAVGEVATRDYLRRELEEIQELLNRLAPPAGSDKRDGGGRTEQNERRSKRQS, translated from the coding sequence ATGAGCGACCTGACGGCGCGCCAGCGCCTGGACACCCCGCGGGTCTCCCGTCGACGGTTCACGCTCAACGTCGACGCCGAGGCGGTCGGCAAGTTCTCGGAGTCGATCGCCCGCTTTCTGGGCACGGGCCGTTACCTGGCCTGGCAGACCATCATGGTGATCGTCTGGATCATCCTGAATCTGTTTGCCGTGAAGTTGCGGTGGGATCCATATCCGTTCATCTTGCTCAATCTCGCGTTCTCCACCCAAGCGGCGTATGCGGCGCCGTTGATTCTGCTGGCTCAGAATCGGCAGGAAAACCGGGATCGGGTGTCGCTCGAGGAAGACCGTCGGCGCGCCGAACAGACCAAGGCGGACACCGAATATCTGGCCCGTGAGCTGGCCGCATTGCGGTTGGCGGTCGGCGAAGTCGCCACCCGCGACTACCTGCGGCGCGAGCTCGAGGAAATTCAGGAGCTACTGAACCGGCTGGCCCCGCCGGCAGGATCCGATAAGCGCGACGGCGGCGGCAGAACAGAGCAGAATGAGCGCCGCTCGAAAAGGCAGAGCTGA
- a CDS encoding magnesium transporter MgtE N-terminal domain-containing protein encodes MAAVNRVYAARLVGMVVLGPDGESLGRVRDVVISISIVRQQPRVLGLVVELLTRRRIFVPILRVTSIDPGAVTLATGSVSLRKFTQRPGEVLVLGQVIETQVRVDDPDQEQLKGVDVYVVDLGIEPTRTRDWMVTKVAVRPARRLGRRGNVQIIDWQHVQGLTPSGLAMPDQGVAQLLEQFVGQRAVEVAEAIRELPDKRRHEVVNALDDERLADVLQELPEDEQVNVLRKLPPERAADVLEAMDPDDAADLLGTMTPTDAEQFLRRMDPEDSEDVRRLLAHSPDTAGGLMTSEPVVLAPDTTVAEALARVRDPDLTPALASLVFVTRAPTATPTGHYLGCVHLQRLLREPPAELVSGIVDTDLPNLAPEDSLSAVTRYFAAYNLVCGPVVDEENHLLGAVSVDDVLDHLLPHDWREREEPELFAANEGA; translated from the coding sequence ATGGCGGCGGTGAACAGGGTCTATGCGGCCCGGCTTGTGGGGATGGTGGTGCTGGGACCCGACGGGGAGTCCCTTGGCCGCGTCCGCGATGTGGTGATCAGCATCAGCATCGTGCGCCAACAGCCGAGGGTGCTCGGCCTGGTCGTCGAATTACTTACGCGCCGAAGAATTTTCGTGCCGATTCTGCGGGTGACATCCATCGATCCCGGCGCTGTGACGCTGGCGACCGGCAGCGTCTCGCTGCGCAAGTTCACCCAGCGTCCCGGTGAGGTGCTCGTGCTCGGCCAGGTGATCGAAACCCAGGTCAGAGTCGACGATCCCGACCAGGAGCAGTTGAAGGGAGTCGACGTGTACGTGGTCGATCTCGGCATCGAGCCGACCCGCACGCGCGACTGGATGGTGACCAAGGTGGCGGTGCGGCCCGCGCGACGCCTCGGCCGCCGCGGCAATGTGCAGATCATCGACTGGCAGCACGTGCAGGGGCTCACCCCCTCGGGACTGGCGATGCCCGACCAGGGGGTCGCGCAGCTGCTGGAGCAGTTCGTCGGTCAGCGCGCCGTCGAGGTGGCCGAAGCGATCCGCGAACTGCCTGACAAGCGCCGCCACGAGGTGGTCAACGCGCTCGACGACGAGCGTTTGGCCGACGTGCTGCAGGAGCTGCCCGAGGACGAGCAGGTCAACGTGCTCAGGAAGCTGCCCCCCGAACGGGCCGCCGACGTGCTCGAGGCCATGGACCCCGACGACGCCGCCGACCTGCTGGGCACGATGACGCCAACGGACGCCGAACAGTTTCTACGCCGAATGGACCCCGAGGACTCCGAGGACGTACGCCGGCTGCTGGCGCACTCACCCGACACAGCAGGCGGCCTGATGACGTCGGAACCGGTGGTGCTCGCGCCGGACACCACTGTCGCCGAGGCGCTGGCCCGCGTCCGCGACCCCGACCTGACCCCGGCGCTCGCGTCGCTGGTGTTCGTGACGCGCGCGCCAACGGCCACCCCTACCGGTCACTACCTGGGCTGTGTCCACCTACAGCGGCTCCTGCGAGAACCGCCCGCGGAGCTGGTCAGCGGGATCGTGGACACCGACCTTCCGAATTTGGCACCAGAGGATTCGTTGTCGGCGGTGACCCGGTACTTCGCCGCGTACAACCTCGTATGCGGACCGGTCGTCGACGAGGAGAACCACCTGCTCGGCGCGGTGTCGGTCGACGACGTGCTCGACCATCTCCTGCCGCACGACTGGCGTGAACGCGAAGAGCCCGAGTTGTTCGCCGCCAACGAGGGCGCGTGA
- a CDS encoding HpcH/HpaI aldolase/citrate lyase family protein, with amino-acid sequence MENRYRPRRTILSVPGSSAKMIEKAKSLPADEVFLDLEDAVAPDAKAEARAAVAAALTEPGWGGQLRGVRVNDWTTPWTHADVIEVVSAAGASLDIVVLPKVSDVSHIHALDLLLGQLEATHGFPLGRIGIEAQIENAEGLTNIDAIAAAPRVQALVLGPADMAASLNMRTLEVGEQPEGYDVGDAHHHVLMRILVAARTRGILAIDGPYLKVRDVEGFRRVAGRSAALGYDGKWVLHPDQIAAGNEIFSPRQAAYDHAELILEAYEWHTSRAGGARGAVMLGDEMIDEASRKMALVIAGKGRAAGMERKGERFSPPA; translated from the coding sequence GTGGAAAACCGCTATCGACCCCGCCGAACGATACTTTCGGTTCCAGGCAGCAGCGCGAAGATGATCGAGAAGGCAAAGTCTCTGCCCGCCGATGAGGTCTTCCTCGATCTCGAAGACGCGGTCGCACCCGACGCCAAAGCCGAGGCGCGCGCCGCGGTGGCGGCCGCGTTGACCGAGCCCGGTTGGGGCGGGCAGTTGCGCGGCGTTCGGGTGAACGACTGGACCACGCCGTGGACGCATGCCGACGTCATCGAGGTGGTGTCGGCCGCGGGTGCGTCGCTGGACATTGTGGTGTTGCCGAAAGTTTCCGATGTCTCGCACATCCATGCGCTCGACCTGCTGCTTGGTCAACTCGAGGCGACACACGGATTCCCGTTGGGCCGCATCGGTATTGAAGCTCAGATCGAGAATGCCGAAGGTTTGACGAATATCGATGCGATCGCGGCGGCCCCACGGGTGCAGGCGCTGGTCCTCGGGCCCGCGGACATGGCCGCCAGCCTGAACATGCGCACGCTCGAGGTTGGGGAACAGCCCGAGGGCTACGACGTCGGTGACGCCCACCATCACGTGCTGATGCGAATTCTCGTCGCGGCCCGCACGCGCGGCATCCTGGCGATCGACGGCCCGTATCTGAAGGTGCGCGATGTCGAAGGCTTCCGCCGGGTCGCGGGCCGGTCCGCTGCGCTGGGATACGACGGCAAATGGGTGCTGCACCCCGACCAGATCGCTGCGGGCAACGAGATCTTCAGCCCTCGCCAAGCGGCCTACGATCACGCCGAGTTGATTCTCGAGGCCTACGAATGGCACACGTCGCGGGCGGGCGGTGCGCGCGGCGCGGTGATGCTCGGCGACGAGATGATCGACGAAGCGAGCCGCAAGATGGCGTTGGTGATCGCCGGCAAGGGTCGCGCGGCGGGGATGGAGCGCAAGGGCGAGCGGTTCAGCCCGCCGGCCTAG
- a CDS encoding DUF4190 domain-containing protein, producing the protein MNDSDPEQSPVDYPSAPGLPPPVYPPLPGYPGVAAYYPVYDPYRPLKPPGTNDKAIASLVTSIAGWVCCAPLAIVGLVLGVLAMRETKRSGQAGWGMALAGTIIGGLFTAGLLVVLLLYIALGISTIR; encoded by the coding sequence ATGAACGACAGCGACCCAGAACAGTCGCCCGTCGACTATCCGTCCGCACCCGGGCTGCCTCCGCCGGTTTACCCGCCCCTGCCCGGATATCCAGGCGTGGCGGCTTATTACCCCGTTTATGACCCGTACCGGCCGCTGAAGCCGCCTGGCACCAATGACAAGGCAATCGCATCGCTCGTCACGTCCATCGCAGGCTGGGTGTGCTGCGCCCCGCTGGCCATCGTCGGTCTCGTGCTGGGTGTGCTCGCGATGCGCGAGACCAAGCGCTCTGGGCAGGCGGGGTGGGGCATGGCGCTGGCTGGCACGATCATCGGTGGCCTGTTCACCGCAGGCTTGCTGGTCGTCTTGCTGCTTTACATCGCGCTCGGCATCAGTACCATCCGTTAG
- a CDS encoding DUF4190 domain-containing protein, with amino-acid sequence MTNPGDDAGQTASSGSGDGASEPPSTSYEAPPIEQSQEQSGGQHEQPTQVYEQRPPEQPTQVYEQRPFEQPGYTPPPAYDPTPQSAPEYPSYPPPPSYGEFGAPAAPGYPPPPPYGTPPPGFGPPAPGFGPPPPPPGYGPPPGFGPPPGYSAAPSYPAYGAPEKTNAMAIGSLVASIVGFCCGIGSIVGIVLGIVAMNQIKQSGEKGHGLAVAGIAVGALSLLINVLWTIGVMAS; translated from the coding sequence ATGACAAATCCGGGCGACGACGCTGGCCAAACGGCATCATCCGGCTCCGGCGACGGGGCATCCGAGCCCCCGTCGACCAGCTACGAGGCGCCGCCGATCGAGCAGAGCCAGGAGCAGTCCGGAGGACAGCACGAGCAGCCGACCCAGGTCTACGAGCAGAGGCCGCCCGAGCAACCGACCCAGGTCTACGAGCAGAGGCCGTTCGAGCAGCCGGGGTACACGCCCCCGCCGGCCTACGACCCCACGCCCCAGTCGGCACCGGAGTATCCGAGTTATCCGCCGCCTCCGTCTTACGGCGAGTTCGGCGCTCCGGCTGCCCCCGGGTATCCGCCGCCCCCGCCCTACGGCACGCCGCCCCCCGGCTTCGGACCACCGGCTCCCGGCTTCGGGCCACCGCCACCACCACCCGGCTACGGCCCGCCTCCGGGCTTTGGTCCACCTCCGGGCTATTCCGCGGCTCCGAGCTATCCCGCGTACGGCGCGCCGGAGAAGACAAACGCGATGGCCATCGGCTCGTTGGTGGCGTCGATCGTCGGATTCTGCTGCGGCATCGGTTCGATCGTCGGCATCGTGCTCGGCATCGTCGCGATGAACCAGATCAAGCAGAGCGGGGAAAAGGGCCACGGACTCGCGGTCGCAGGCATCGCGGTCGGCGCGCTCTCGCTGCTCATCAACGTGCTCTGGACCATCGGCGTCATGGCTAGTTGA
- a CDS encoding general stress protein, with amino-acid sequence MTSPFQPGQPAGTTPGTPTTRRGPAALPTPPKGWPIGSYPTYAEAQSAVDYLSDQQFPVQQVTIVGVDLMQVERVTGRLSWPKVLGGGVLTGAWLGLFIGLILGFFSPSPWGALITGLVAGVFFGLITSAIPYAMARGTRDFSSTMQLVAGRYDVLCDPQSAEHGRDLLARLKI; translated from the coding sequence ATGACCAGCCCGTTCCAGCCTGGACAGCCAGCCGGCACAACGCCAGGCACGCCGACGACCCGACGCGGTCCCGCGGCCCTGCCCACACCTCCGAAAGGCTGGCCGATCGGGTCGTATCCGACCTACGCCGAGGCGCAGAGCGCGGTCGACTACCTGTCAGACCAGCAGTTTCCGGTCCAGCAGGTCACGATCGTCGGTGTCGACCTGATGCAAGTGGAACGCGTCACGGGCAGGCTGAGTTGGCCCAAGGTGCTCGGCGGCGGCGTGCTCACCGGCGCGTGGCTGGGTCTGTTCATCGGCCTGATCCTGGGGTTCTTCAGCCCGAGCCCGTGGGGCGCGCTGATCACCGGCCTCGTAGCCGGTGTGTTCTTCGGCCTCATCACCTCCGCGATTCCGTATGCGATGGCGCGTGGCACAAGAGATTTCAGTTCGACGATGCAACTCGTCGCGGGACGATACGACGTCTTGTGCGATCCTCAGAGCGCCGAGCACGGCCGGGATCTGCTGGCACGCTTGAAGATCTAG
- a CDS encoding ABC transporter substrate-binding protein yields MRPRRLGAAALAALTTASIVSACGSGGGGIVINYYTPASEMATFTAVAKRCNEELAGRFTIQQISLPKEADAQRLQLARRLTGNDKTLDVMALDVVWTAEFAEAGWALPLSEDPSGKAEQDATTDTLPGPLETAKWQDKLYAAPITTNTQLLWYRADLMNEPPATWEAMVAEATRLHAAGKPSWIALQAKQYEGLVVWFNTLLESAGGQVLSDDGKTVTLTDTDEHRAATVKALEIMKSVATAPGADPSITQTDEGTARLALEQGKAALEVNWPFVLPSMLENAVKGGVSFLPLNQDPALAGSINDVGTFSPSDAQFEAAYEASKKVFGFANYPGVTDEPAKVTLGGLNLAVAKTTQHRAEAFEAIRCMRSAQNQRYTSVEGGLPAVRASLYDDPTFQTKYPQYEIIREQLTNAAVRPATPVYQAVSTRISATLAPITDIDPERMADELTVQVQKAIDGKGLIP; encoded by the coding sequence GTGCGCCCACGGCGGCTTGGTGCTGCGGCATTGGCCGCGCTGACGACGGCGTCGATCGTTTCGGCGTGCGGATCAGGCGGCGGCGGAATCGTCATCAACTACTACACGCCGGCAAGCGAGATGGCCACGTTCACCGCGGTCGCCAAGCGGTGCAACGAGGAACTCGCCGGCCGCTTCACGATTCAGCAGATCAGCCTGCCGAAAGAAGCCGACGCCCAGCGGTTGCAGTTGGCGCGGCGGCTGACGGGCAACGACAAGACCCTCGACGTGATGGCCCTCGACGTCGTGTGGACGGCCGAGTTCGCCGAAGCGGGTTGGGCATTGCCGCTGTCGGAGGACCCATCTGGCAAGGCCGAACAGGATGCGACCACCGACACGTTGCCGGGCCCGCTGGAAACAGCCAAGTGGCAGGACAAGCTCTACGCGGCGCCGATCACCACGAACACTCAATTGCTCTGGTATCGAGCGGACTTGATGAACGAGCCGCCTGCGACGTGGGAAGCGATGGTGGCCGAGGCGACACGCCTGCACGCCGCGGGCAAGCCGAGTTGGATCGCGCTGCAGGCCAAGCAGTACGAGGGTCTGGTGGTGTGGTTCAACACGCTGCTGGAAAGCGCTGGCGGTCAAGTGCTTTCCGACGACGGCAAGACCGTCACGCTGACCGACACCGACGAGCATCGCGCCGCGACGGTCAAGGCGCTGGAGATCATGAAATCGGTCGCCACCGCACCGGGAGCGGATCCGTCCATCACCCAGACCGACGAGGGCACCGCGCGGTTGGCACTGGAGCAGGGCAAGGCTGCGCTCGAAGTGAACTGGCCGTTCGTGCTGCCGTCGATGCTGGAGAACGCCGTCAAAGGTGGCGTTTCGTTCCTGCCGCTGAACCAGGATCCCGCGCTGGCGGGCAGCATCAACGACGTCGGCACCTTCTCGCCGAGCGATGCACAGTTCGAGGCGGCCTACGAAGCCAGCAAAAAGGTGTTCGGTTTCGCCAACTACCCGGGTGTGACCGACGAGCCTGCCAAGGTGACGCTCGGCGGCCTGAACCTCGCCGTAGCCAAGACGACGCAACATCGGGCCGAGGCTTTCGAGGCGATCCGGTGCATGCGCAGTGCGCAGAATCAGCGCTACACGTCGGTCGAGGGCGGTCTTCCCGCGGTGCGCGCGTCGCTGTACGACGATCCGACGTTCCAGACGAAGTACCCGCAGTACGAGATCATCCGTGAACAGCTGACCAACGCGGCGGTGCGGCCGGCGACGCCGGTCTATCAGGCTGTCTCCACGCGTATCTCGGCGACGCTGGCCCCGATCACGGATATCGACCCCGAGCGGATGGCCGACGAGTTGACCGTTCAGGTGCAGAAGGCGATCGACGGTAAGGGGCTGATTCCGTGA
- a CDS encoding carbohydrate ABC transporter permease: MTATAEQVKVGTDDTKSERRLAFTLIAPAVILMLAVTAYPIGYAVWLSLQRYNLAQPDDVEFVGLENYITVLTDRYWWTAFAVTLAITVVSVAIEFVLGMALALVMHRTIFGKGVVRTAILIPYGIVTVAASYSWYYAWTPGTGYLANLLPEGSAPLTEQLPSLAIVVLAEVWKTTPFMALLLLAGLALVPQDLLNAAQVDGAGAWKRLVKVILPLIKPAILVALLFRTLDAFRIFDNIYVLTGGANDTGSVSILGYDNLFKAFNLGLGSAISVLIFLSVAVIAFIYIKLFGAAAPGSDEERR; encoded by the coding sequence GTGACCGCCACCGCAGAGCAGGTCAAGGTCGGGACCGACGACACGAAATCTGAACGGCGGCTGGCATTCACGCTCATCGCGCCAGCTGTCATCCTGATGCTTGCGGTCACCGCCTACCCGATCGGTTACGCGGTGTGGCTCAGCCTGCAGCGCTACAACCTCGCTCAGCCAGACGATGTCGAGTTCGTCGGCCTGGAGAACTACATCACGGTGCTGACCGACAGGTACTGGTGGACGGCGTTCGCCGTGACGCTGGCGATCACCGTCGTGTCCGTGGCGATCGAGTTCGTCCTCGGCATGGCGCTGGCGCTGGTCATGCATCGGACGATCTTCGGCAAAGGCGTTGTGCGCACAGCGATCTTGATTCCATACGGCATCGTCACAGTCGCTGCGTCCTATAGCTGGTACTACGCGTGGACGCCCGGCACCGGATATCTGGCCAATCTGCTGCCGGAGGGCAGCGCTCCACTCACCGAGCAGCTGCCGTCCCTGGCCATCGTGGTCCTCGCCGAGGTTTGGAAGACGACGCCCTTCATGGCGCTGCTGTTGCTCGCCGGGCTGGCGCTCGTGCCACAGGATCTGCTCAACGCCGCCCAGGTCGACGGTGCGGGGGCATGGAAGCGGCTGGTCAAGGTGATTCTGCCGCTGATCAAACCCGCGATCCTCGTGGCGCTGCTCTTCCGCACGCTGGACGCGTTTCGTATCTTCGACAACATCTACGTGCTCACCGGCGGCGCCAACGACACCGGTTCGGTGTCAATCCTGGGCTACGACAATCTGTTCAAGGCGTTCAATCTCGGGCTGGGATCGGCGATCAGCGTGCTGATATTCCTGTCGGTGGCGGTCATCGCTTTCATCTACATCAAGCTCTTTGGGGCGGCGGCGCCCGGGTCTGACGAGGAGAGGCGCTGA